A region from the Vibrio navarrensis genome encodes:
- a CDS encoding DUF1819 family protein has translation MSEHKRYLGDLIGGSLMLRESQIIADLLLTEPTLEDWNKAIVEENILQKPSAASAKRNAATIKKRLESLNNEYLQKLAYSGTEEATQLMFAATLINAPILADFMRIVVTDAKRMYREALSVDDWQHFWQERGRLYPGLLEMSEASTYKISQVAFKVLADAGYIDSTKHKKLMNIFISPDVRILLSEMDRDDIVRAMEP, from the coding sequence ATGTCTGAACACAAACGCTACCTAGGCGATCTTATTGGTGGAAGTCTAATGCTCCGTGAAAGCCAAATCATTGCCGACCTGCTATTAACAGAACCAACCCTAGAGGATTGGAACAAAGCGATTGTAGAAGAGAACATCTTGCAAAAGCCTTCAGCTGCGTCAGCTAAACGCAATGCCGCGACGATCAAAAAGCGTCTGGAGTCGTTAAACAACGAGTATCTTCAAAAATTAGCTTATAGCGGTACAGAAGAAGCAACACAGTTAATGTTCGCTGCAACATTAATCAACGCCCCTATCCTAGCCGATTTCATGCGAATCGTAGTAACAGACGCAAAGCGTATGTATAGAGAAGCATTGAGTGTAGATGACTGGCAGCATTTTTGGCAGGAGCGCGGACGCTTATACCCAGGTTTACTTGAGATGTCAGAGGCATCTACATATAAAATATCCCAAGTCGCGTTCAAAGTTTTAGCAGATGCAGGCTATATAGACTCCACCAAACACAAAAAACTCATGAATATCTTTATCTCACCTGATGTACGCATTCTCCTATCAGAGATGGATAGAGATGATATCGTCAGAGCAATGGAGCCATAA
- a CDS encoding DUF1788 domain-containing protein, producing MQTVQQLQQRLEKVKDRLESDEFLTNKELGGEIGFYIFDYPAEHEIIVREHIDFLTKKLASRSEIKGKRFACINLYEMVVELLKSRKLLDRAYKMQFEKGDDALFKALKGPLEQNRFAEFIVKQANVLECDFIILHGLGSVWPIIRGHGLLNALHAKVGNVPTVMFYPGEYDGATLKPFGRIESNNYYRAFKLVP from the coding sequence ATGCAAACAGTACAGCAACTCCAGCAACGTTTGGAAAAAGTGAAAGACAGACTGGAAAGTGATGAATTTCTTACCAATAAAGAATTAGGCGGTGAGATAGGCTTTTACATTTTCGACTACCCTGCTGAGCACGAGATTATCGTTAGAGAGCATATCGACTTTTTGACTAAAAAACTGGCATCACGCAGCGAAATCAAAGGAAAACGCTTCGCGTGTATCAATTTGTATGAAATGGTCGTCGAGTTACTGAAGTCTCGTAAGCTCCTCGACCGAGCTTACAAGATGCAATTTGAGAAAGGTGATGATGCCTTATTCAAAGCACTAAAAGGCCCTCTTGAACAAAATCGGTTTGCTGAATTTATTGTAAAACAGGCTAATGTACTTGAATGTGACTTCATCATCTTACACGGCCTAGGCAGTGTCTGGCCTATTATTCGCGGGCATGGTCTTCTCAATGCATTGCATGCCAAAGTGGGGAACGTGCCTACCGTAATGTTTTATCCTGGTGAATACGATGGAGCAACATTAAAACCATTCGGCCGTATCGAATCAAATAACTATTACCGTGCGTTCAAACTCGTCCCATAG
- the brxC gene encoding BREX system P-loop protein BrxC: protein MKIKQLFTKDIARPINGVVKADQTENETVFVELDEYVITNELKEHIENFFKFYMPSVYDPEQAAITGKSGIWVSGFFGSGKSHFIKILSYLLKNVSATDGKTTRTAFDFFSEKLKDDAFLVGDIEKAIQKNNKVILFNIDSRADTDDKEDAILKVFLKVFNEEMGYSGDHAHIAHLERELDSRGQFEGFQTAFESITGESWLEQRDSYDFYRDDMAEALAQVTGQSLDSTKLWVEKIEENFPLDIANFCKWVKEYLDGNRDRRLLFFVDEIGQFIGKNTQMMLKLQTITENLGTICGGRAWVIVTSQADIDSIVGGMQGSKSQDFSKIQGRFERISLSSSNTNEVIEKRLLSKTEEAKSHLSELYDAKGDIIRSQLSFEQSNAAEMANYQSSDDFINTYPFVPYQYNLVQKIFTGISRAGASGQHMSRGERSLIDAFQIASKEFADKNVGRLIPIHSFYHSIKKFLDDAVVRDINHAADKTSIDEFAVQVLQTLFMIRYVDEVKSNIDNLVTLCISEIDQDKRALRLAIEARLEVLERNNLIARQNDEYIFLTNEEKEIEEAIKKTDIEPSDETTELSNIIFNEILRRNNNYRYPENKQDFPVARFCNGVPFDRNLDSDILLKVVSPIDNSYDEYNDATCANFSSDCILVKLNDNPRLFDDLRTYIKTEKFIRKSSSASGSSQEQIRRDKANENMNRRKRLVGDLEELIKESDFYTLGSGFDAKGSSLAVMLEGAYRYIIENTFGKLKLIKPFPGNILSEIQQTLAAGDTAQIGLDLAGEEANPLAVLEIEQHVSLSDDHGYAVTAADIIKKFSKRPYGWNTDEIILILARLGLANKLVFQANQQEVPLKGLYEHLSKSQKRANLRIRRIKQQSEANLKKAAKLYKDLSFGTAPSAEKELFNSAVEKLNQWLTKLRRFKSMSSTGHYPGGNEIDDGVMLLSGLTEIKTSFQFVDEFIAKTNDLLDFEEEYELLENFYETQFTSWQGLERALNITFSANRAFLEKNAEAMAALDKLTAIYHNASPYRDIRNIQPLVETLTSINNQLIEKQQTYTIKKLEQRIGEVKELIENAGASAEISNKVLLPFQNAIKRVQRENSVSQIKHELIEADDWFNDAEKAVNTYILQQQALAKKTQEAQSSNSEATESPSSTSQSSANYGSSTTEAMPVREKAPKAKPTQAIDAMEVYREVSEATYMETVEDVDNYLKALRDKLVTLVESNHKVRIK, encoded by the coding sequence ATGAAGATTAAACAACTTTTTACGAAAGATATCGCTCGCCCTATCAATGGCGTTGTTAAAGCAGATCAAACCGAAAATGAAACCGTCTTCGTCGAACTTGATGAATACGTCATCACGAATGAACTAAAAGAGCATATAGAGAACTTTTTTAAATTTTATATGCCCTCTGTGTACGACCCAGAACAAGCTGCGATCACTGGCAAATCAGGGATTTGGGTTTCTGGCTTTTTCGGTAGCGGTAAATCGCACTTCATCAAGATCCTGTCATACCTTTTGAAAAATGTGTCGGCTACTGATGGAAAAACAACTCGCACAGCGTTTGATTTTTTCTCTGAAAAATTGAAGGACGATGCATTCCTAGTTGGTGATATTGAAAAAGCGATCCAGAAAAACAACAAAGTTATTTTATTCAATATTGATAGCCGAGCCGATACTGATGACAAAGAAGATGCGATTCTTAAGGTCTTCCTAAAAGTATTCAATGAAGAAATGGGCTACTCAGGCGATCATGCGCATATTGCCCACTTGGAGCGAGAACTGGATTCTCGTGGGCAGTTTGAAGGCTTTCAAACTGCCTTTGAGTCAATCACAGGTGAAAGCTGGCTAGAACAACGGGATTCCTATGATTTCTACCGTGATGACATGGCAGAAGCACTGGCACAGGTTACGGGTCAATCATTAGATTCCACTAAGCTGTGGGTCGAGAAAATTGAAGAAAACTTCCCTCTGGATATTGCCAATTTCTGTAAGTGGGTAAAAGAATACCTTGATGGGAATCGCGATCGCCGCTTGCTCTTCTTCGTCGATGAAATCGGTCAGTTTATTGGTAAAAACACCCAGATGATGCTCAAACTACAAACTATCACCGAGAATCTCGGAACAATTTGTGGTGGTCGCGCTTGGGTGATCGTGACATCTCAAGCCGATATCGACTCCATTGTTGGCGGTATGCAAGGCTCAAAAAGCCAGGATTTTTCCAAAATCCAAGGTCGATTTGAACGTATTTCGCTTTCTAGCTCCAATACGAATGAAGTTATCGAAAAACGTCTACTCAGTAAAACAGAGGAAGCCAAGAGTCACCTGTCTGAACTCTATGATGCCAAAGGCGATATCATTCGTAGCCAGTTGAGTTTTGAACAAAGCAATGCGGCTGAAATGGCGAACTATCAAAGTAGCGATGATTTCATCAATACCTATCCATTCGTGCCGTACCAATACAACTTGGTACAAAAGATCTTCACAGGCATCAGCCGTGCTGGTGCTTCAGGGCAACACATGAGTCGTGGTGAACGTTCGTTGATTGACGCCTTCCAAATCGCCTCAAAAGAGTTTGCCGATAAAAACGTGGGTCGTTTGATCCCTATTCACAGTTTTTATCACTCCATTAAGAAGTTTCTTGATGATGCTGTCGTGCGTGACATTAATCATGCCGCAGACAAAACTTCCATTGATGAATTTGCAGTTCAAGTTCTGCAAACCTTATTTATGATCCGTTACGTCGATGAAGTGAAATCCAATATTGATAACTTGGTAACCCTTTGCATCAGCGAAATTGATCAGGATAAACGCGCGTTGCGACTGGCTATTGAGGCTCGTCTCGAGGTACTGGAACGTAACAACTTAATTGCTCGACAAAACGATGAATACATTTTCCTGACTAATGAGGAAAAAGAGATCGAAGAAGCGATTAAGAAGACCGATATCGAACCTTCAGATGAGACAACCGAACTGAGTAACATCATCTTTAACGAGATATTGCGTCGCAACAACAACTACCGTTACCCAGAGAACAAGCAAGATTTTCCAGTGGCTCGTTTTTGTAACGGTGTTCCTTTTGATCGCAATTTAGACAGTGATATTTTGCTGAAAGTCGTTTCACCTATCGACAACAGTTACGACGAATACAACGACGCTACCTGTGCAAACTTTTCATCAGATTGCATTCTTGTCAAACTGAATGATAACCCTCGCCTATTCGATGATCTTCGTACTTATATTAAGACGGAAAAATTCATTCGCAAAAGCAGTAGCGCCTCAGGCTCGAGTCAAGAACAGATCCGCCGCGATAAAGCCAACGAGAACATGAATCGTCGCAAGCGATTAGTCGGAGATCTCGAAGAACTCATCAAAGAGTCTGATTTTTACACGCTTGGCTCTGGCTTTGATGCAAAAGGTAGCTCACTTGCTGTCATGCTAGAGGGAGCCTACCGCTACATCATTGAAAATACTTTCGGTAAGCTCAAACTGATCAAACCATTCCCTGGAAACATCCTAAGTGAAATCCAGCAAACTTTAGCCGCTGGCGATACGGCACAGATTGGCCTCGACTTAGCAGGTGAAGAAGCCAATCCACTCGCAGTTCTTGAAATAGAACAGCACGTTTCATTAAGTGACGACCATGGTTACGCAGTCACAGCGGCCGATATCATCAAGAAGTTCTCAAAGCGCCCTTATGGTTGGAACACCGATGAGATCATCCTAATATTGGCACGTCTTGGTCTTGCCAATAAACTTGTGTTTCAGGCTAACCAACAGGAAGTCCCGTTAAAAGGCTTATATGAACATCTAAGTAAGTCTCAAAAAAGAGCGAACCTGCGTATTCGCCGTATCAAGCAACAATCTGAAGCTAATCTGAAAAAAGCAGCGAAGCTGTATAAAGATCTTAGCTTTGGCACCGCTCCTAGCGCCGAAAAAGAGTTATTTAACTCAGCAGTTGAAAAGTTAAATCAATGGCTGACTAAACTGAGACGATTCAAATCTATGTCATCGACTGGCCATTACCCTGGTGGTAACGAGATCGATGATGGCGTTATGTTGTTATCAGGCTTAACGGAAATCAAAACCAGCTTCCAGTTCGTTGATGAATTCATCGCTAAAACCAACGACCTGCTCGATTTTGAAGAAGAGTATGAGTTACTGGAAAACTTCTACGAAACTCAGTTTACAAGTTGGCAAGGGCTAGAGCGTGCTTTAAATATCACCTTCTCCGCGAACCGTGCGTTCCTTGAAAAGAATGCGGAGGCAATGGCTGCACTTGATAAACTTACTGCTATTTATCACAACGCATCACCGTATCGAGATATTCGTAATATTCAACCTCTGGTTGAGACGCTGACCTCAATCAATAACCAACTGATTGAAAAACAACAAACTTATACCATTAAAAAGCTCGAACAACGTATTGGTGAAGTTAAAGAACTGATTGAAAACGCTGGAGCAAGTGCAGAGATCAGCAATAAAGTATTATTGCCTTTCCAGAACGCAATTAAACGCGTGCAACGTGAAAACAGTGTTTCGCAGATTAAGCACGAGCTTATTGAAGCGGATGATTGGTTTAACGATGCGGAAAAGGCAGTGAACACCTACATTCTTCAGCAGCAAGCGCTAGCGAAAAAAACGCAAGAAGCACAATCTTCAAATTCAGAAGCCACCGAATCACCATCATCAACGAGTCAATCTTCTGCGAACTATGGTTCATCGACTACAGAAGCAATGCCTGTTCGCGAAAAAGCGCCCAAGGCAAAGCCGACTCAAGCAATTGATGCGATGGAAGTCTACAGAGAAGTCTCTGAGGCGACTTATATGGAAACCGTCGAAGATGTTGACAATTACCTGAAAGCGCTGCGCGATAAACTGGTCACTCTCGTTGAGAGTAACCATAAAGTACGCATTAAGTAA
- the pglX gene encoding BREX-1 system adenine-specific DNA-methyltransferase PglX — translation MNTNKLKAYAPKARLAFMDAVKKRAAVLGIYENKISEATTQGTDTLIEGRIFTRKQGQQRQQLVNRIEALGGGKDGYNQFINEMAFTWFNRFTAIRFMEVNGYLDHGFRMLSKEVDAEFGQGFEILAHAADVAEDLGLNKSDIVEMLLAGDKEEELYRELLLAQCHQLSKIMPFMFEKLDDATELLLPDNLTKTDSILKELVNEVPEDNWREIEVIGWLYQFYISEHKDAVIGKVVKKEDIPAATQLFTPNWIVKYLVQNSLGRQWLATYPDSELKDKMEYYITPAEQSDDVVEQLKAITPTSIDPEQIKVLDPACGSGHILVEVYEVLREIYLERGYRLREIPELILTKNIYGLDIDDRAAQMAAFAVLMKAREDDRRIFSRVEDNRIQLNIHSIQSTEHLDINQLWKDLDLDENKQTGSMEDLFAEQSVFVETSAKNQQYLDLLRYLKEQFIDGKNLGSLINIDNKYLEILKKLKSVLKDKLQDSSPTVRDACEKLLLVVQQSEILAEKYSICVANPPYLGQKGMNLNLKTFAKNHFPNSKSDLFSLFMERAFDVLDANGFNAQVNMQSWMFLSSFEKLRESLIDTKTFITMAHLGPRAFGQISGEVVQTTAWVIQKTHIDGFIPSFLRLIEGNETGKKLALLNKLSLHAHTKQGDFRAIPGSTIAYWVTDDLRRCFKKFPALADFAKPRQGLATSDNNRFLRLWHEVNFRNVCLNATSHEEAALSKRKWFPCQKGGGFKKWYGNHDYLVNWENDGAELLEFAASLYGSPTRTIKNIPFYFKSGLTWSTLTSSGMTMRYSPSGFISETKGAICFFDNEKTKFKALAILNSSVINPINLTISPTLDFHEGPVGKLPINIGASDELVGLAKKCVDISKADYDSYETSWDFTFNLPRQEGSLEKQCQEFIRYWETKTLEIKSLEESINNILISDYGLKNEVEIGVDLAYISLDRNKYFSFADVKDLSVINKKQIVSLVKECLSFSVGCSMGRFSLDRDGLVYAYSGNKGFKELVTEGAYKTFPADDDGIIPLAAEEWLFDDDATSLFRDFVKTVWGEKHLQENLDFVAESLCLDAIKPKKNESSMETIRRYFSTQFYKDHLKTYKKRPIYWLFSSGKEKAFECLVYLHRYNESTLARMRTEYVTPLMGKLETQHSVLTESRTNASSTEQRRIDKELKSIEKKQSELRAFDEELKHLAEMKISIDLDDGVKVNYGKFGNLLADVKAIHGKNPE, via the coding sequence ATGAATACCAACAAACTCAAAGCTTATGCCCCGAAAGCCCGTTTGGCTTTTATGGATGCAGTAAAAAAACGCGCTGCCGTACTCGGCATTTACGAAAATAAAATCAGTGAAGCCACGACACAAGGAACTGATACCCTTATTGAAGGGCGTATCTTTACACGCAAGCAAGGTCAACAGCGTCAACAGTTAGTGAATCGAATCGAAGCGCTTGGAGGTGGTAAAGATGGCTACAACCAATTTATTAACGAAATGGCGTTTACCTGGTTTAACCGTTTTACGGCCATTCGTTTCATGGAAGTGAATGGCTATCTTGACCATGGCTTCCGTATGCTGAGTAAAGAAGTAGATGCGGAGTTTGGCCAAGGCTTTGAAATCTTAGCTCATGCCGCTGATGTGGCAGAGGATTTGGGATTAAATAAATCCGACATCGTAGAAATGCTATTAGCTGGCGACAAAGAAGAAGAGCTGTATCGTGAATTATTGCTCGCTCAATGCCACCAGCTCAGCAAAATCATGCCATTCATGTTCGAGAAACTGGATGATGCCACCGAGTTGCTACTGCCAGATAATCTGACTAAAACCGACTCGATTCTAAAAGAACTGGTTAATGAAGTACCTGAAGATAACTGGCGAGAAATCGAAGTCATCGGTTGGCTGTACCAATTCTACATTTCAGAGCACAAAGATGCGGTTATAGGTAAAGTTGTAAAAAAAGAAGACATTCCAGCTGCGACACAGCTTTTTACTCCAAATTGGATCGTAAAGTATTTAGTTCAAAACTCACTTGGTCGCCAGTGGTTAGCCACCTACCCTGACTCTGAGCTGAAAGATAAAATGGAATACTACATCACTCCTGCCGAGCAAAGTGATGACGTAGTTGAGCAACTAAAGGCAATTACGCCTACCAGTATCGACCCAGAGCAAATTAAAGTCCTCGATCCTGCTTGTGGTAGTGGTCATATCTTGGTTGAAGTGTATGAAGTGCTGCGTGAGATTTACCTAGAGCGTGGTTACCGATTACGTGAAATTCCTGAGTTAATCCTTACTAAGAATATCTATGGTTTAGATATCGATGATCGTGCTGCACAAATGGCCGCTTTCGCTGTACTAATGAAGGCTCGCGAAGATGATCGCCGTATCTTTAGCCGCGTTGAAGACAATCGCATTCAACTAAATATTCACTCAATCCAGTCAACTGAACATCTGGATATCAACCAATTATGGAAAGACTTAGATCTGGATGAAAACAAGCAAACTGGTTCGATGGAAGATTTGTTTGCAGAACAATCAGTTTTTGTCGAAACATCTGCCAAAAACCAACAGTACTTAGATTTACTACGATACCTAAAAGAACAATTCATTGACGGTAAAAATCTCGGTTCCTTGATCAATATTGACAATAAGTATCTTGAAATACTGAAAAAGTTAAAGTCTGTACTAAAAGATAAATTGCAAGATTCCAGCCCTACTGTACGAGACGCTTGTGAAAAATTACTCCTTGTAGTTCAACAATCTGAAATCTTAGCGGAAAAGTATAGTATATGCGTTGCAAATCCACCATATTTGGGTCAGAAAGGGATGAATCTTAACTTAAAAACTTTTGCTAAGAATCACTTTCCAAATTCCAAGAGTGATTTATTTTCTCTATTTATGGAACGAGCTTTTGATGTTCTTGATGCGAATGGTTTTAATGCTCAAGTCAATATGCAATCTTGGATGTTTCTATCAAGCTTCGAAAAGTTACGTGAGTCATTGATAGACACTAAAACCTTCATAACTATGGCCCACTTGGGACCTCGAGCATTTGGACAAATTTCAGGAGAAGTCGTTCAAACTACAGCTTGGGTGATACAAAAAACGCATATTGATGGATTTATCCCTTCGTTTCTTCGGTTGATTGAAGGTAACGAAACAGGTAAGAAACTAGCATTGCTTAACAAGCTGAGTTTGCATGCACATACAAAACAAGGTGATTTTCGGGCTATCCCAGGTAGCACCATTGCATACTGGGTGACAGATGACTTAAGGCGTTGTTTTAAGAAATTTCCCGCACTAGCAGACTTTGCGAAACCAAGGCAAGGGCTAGCGACATCTGACAACAATCGATTCCTTAGACTCTGGCATGAAGTAAACTTTAGAAATGTATGCCTTAATGCAACATCACACGAGGAAGCGGCGCTGTCCAAGCGAAAATGGTTTCCATGCCAAAAAGGAGGAGGATTCAAAAAATGGTATGGTAATCATGACTATCTTGTGAATTGGGAAAATGACGGTGCTGAACTGTTAGAGTTCGCAGCATCTTTATACGGGTCTCCTACACGAACTATTAAGAACATTCCTTTTTACTTTAAGAGTGGATTGACTTGGTCAACACTGACTTCTTCAGGAATGACCATGAGATATTCTCCTTCTGGATTTATATCAGAAACTAAAGGTGCCATTTGTTTCTTTGACAACGAAAAAACCAAATTTAAAGCCCTCGCTATCCTTAACTCTAGCGTAATAAATCCAATCAACCTTACTATTAGTCCCACATTAGATTTCCATGAAGGTCCTGTAGGAAAGCTACCCATCAATATAGGTGCTAGCGACGAATTAGTAGGGCTGGCAAAAAAATGCGTAGACATATCGAAGGCTGACTATGATAGCTATGAGACTTCTTGGGACTTTACTTTTAATTTACCAAGGCAGGAAGGGTCGCTAGAAAAGCAATGCCAAGAGTTCATACGATATTGGGAAACCAAAACGCTAGAAATTAAATCGCTAGAAGAGTCAATTAATAATATCCTCATTTCCGACTACGGTCTCAAAAATGAAGTAGAGATAGGTGTTGACTTAGCATATATCAGTCTGGACAGAAATAAATATTTTAGTTTTGCAGATGTAAAAGATTTATCAGTAATCAATAAGAAACAAATTGTAAGCCTAGTTAAAGAATGTCTATCATTTTCTGTGGGCTGCTCCATGGGCAGGTTTTCTCTAGACCGAGACGGTTTAGTTTACGCCTATTCAGGCAACAAAGGATTCAAAGAACTCGTAACAGAAGGCGCATACAAAACCTTCCCTGCTGATGATGATGGGATCATTCCATTAGCAGCCGAAGAATGGTTATTCGATGACGATGCAACTAGCCTCTTCCGAGATTTCGTCAAAACGGTTTGGGGTGAAAAACACCTGCAAGAAAACCTCGATTTTGTGGCCGAAAGTTTGTGCTTAGATGCGATCAAGCCAAAGAAAAATGAAAGCTCGATGGAGACGATTCGTCGTTACTTCTCGACTCAGTTCTACAAAGACCATTTAAAAACGTATAAAAAACGCCCTATTTACTGGCTATTTAGCTCAGGCAAAGAAAAGGCCTTTGAATGCTTGGTGTACTTGCATCGTTACAATGAAAGTACCCTTGCCCGTATGCGTACTGAGTATGTCACCCCATTGATGGGTAAGCTGGAAACTCAGCACTCGGTCTTAACGGAAAGCCGCACAAACGCGAGTAGCACAGAGCAGCGACGTATTGATAAAGAGTTGAAATCAATCGAGAAGAAACAGTCCGAACTTCGTGCCTTCGATGAAGAGTTGAAGCACTTAGCAGAAATGAAGATTTCTATCGACCTAGATGACGGAGTAAAAGTTAACTACGGTAAGTTCGGTAACCTACTCGCAGATGTCAAAGCGATTCATGGTAAAAATCCAGAATAA